The nucleotide sequence TCCAGGCAATCCACTCTGCCCACTGTTTATCTGCCCGGTTATAGCTGATGAAAAAGTCCTTCATGGCTTCACCCATTGACGCCGGATGAAAGACCGGATCACCTGCCGTTTCCTCGCCTGGCATGACTGGCAGCAATCTTCCAACCACGGGTACTCACGTTCTGGAAGCTCTACCATCAGCCGTTTAGTGGGTTCAATAGACACCTTTCCAGACATTGGTTATCCATAAAACGTCTGTATCGCACCACCATAACACTCCGATCCTGCATACTAAATAAAGTCATCAAAAAATTTTGCAATGCAGGGGGTAGCACGATCGCGAAACCCAACCATTACAGATTTGGGGGGCTGCAAGCCTTTCCCTGTCCCCTGCCATACCAGGGATTGCACCCCAACATAGTCCTTTACCCCTTCTGTGGCAGGGTCACAATAACGGTTGTTCCCAGATTGACCGTGCTGTCAATCTGAATCTGTCCCTGGTGGTTTTCAACGATCGCCCGGGCGATCGCCAGCCCCAGCCCGGAGCCAGAGCCGGAGGTCTGGCTGCGGGAGGGATCGACCCGGTAGAAGCGATCGAACAGCCTGGGCAATTCATCTGAAGGAATTCCAATCCCGGTGTCCCTGATGGTGATTTGTAAGGCATGACTGCCTGGCTTCCCGGTTTGCCGCAGGTGAACCGTGATCCGACCTCCCGCAGGGGTATATTGCACAGCATTGCCAATCAAATTGGTAAATAGACGGGCCAGTTGATCCCGGTCTGCCTGTAAGACTGCCCAGGTTCCTGAAACGGGTGCCGGGGCGATCGCAGGGGCGGCTGAACCAGGGACGGACGGGAACGGGCTGACCCCAGATGGGGTGGGAGCCAGTTTCAACGAAGGATCCTCTGGAACAAAAGCGAGGTGAATCTCTTTTTCATTGGCGAGAGTCCGCTGCTCTTCAACCACATCTTTGAGTAATTGATCAACTGCGACCGTTGACCGCTGAAGCTGAACCATACCACTGTCCTGTCTTGCCAGAAACAAAAGATCATCCACCAACCGCCCCAGCCGACGGGTCAGCCGTTCAATAACCTGCAAGTGTTGCTTCTGAGTCTGGGGATGGGGATTTGGATCTGCCAGTGCAACCTGGACATTGGTTTGAATGATCGCGATCGGATTTCTGAGTTCGTGGGAGGCATCCGCGGTAAATTGTTTGAGCCGCTGGTAAGACTCCCGCACGGGTGCCATTGCCAGACCAGACAGGAACCAGCCGATCGCCCCTACTGCGCCAATAGTGACAGTTGTCCACAGGATCAGATCAAAAA is from Leptothermofonsia sichuanensis E412 and encodes:
- a CDS encoding sensor histidine kinase; this translates as MFQTTRRRLALWYTTVTAILLFIFASGFYLYVRGTLIERIDDTLNHVVEVVGRSLVIEPINPRVEGGALRVNVEASFRDNAATDEDDHIDLEWFDPAGELLWSTFSEPLDIRLHPDSDGETVHIAKGVETHNQAASDVSTLHSLPPTPLILRQVTHRVEVGQQVLGYLRVSHPWFEVTKPVRQLFFDLILWTTVTIGAVGAIGWFLSGLAMAPVRESYQRLKQFTADASHELRNPIAIIQTNVQVALADPNPHPQTQKQHLQVIERLTRRLGRLVDDLLFLARQDSGMVQLQRSTVAVDQLLKDVVEEQRTLANEKEIHLAFVPEDPSLKLAPTPSGVSPFPSVPGSAAPAIAPAPVSGTWAVLQADRDQLARLFTNLIGNAVQYTPAGGRITVHLRQTGKPGSHALQITIRDTGIGIPSDELPRLFDRFYRVDPSRSQTSGSGSGLGLAIARAIVENHQGQIQIDSTVNLGTTVIVTLPQKG